The genome window TGGCGATTGCGCTGGACATGACGCTGACCGGCGAGTGGAAGGACCGTGATCGGTTCATGCAGAATTGCGTCGAATATCTGCTGCAGCGTTCCAAGGTCGAACCTCTTGGGCCGCCAAAAGGATCGGTGACGAAGTAGGGCTATGTTACGTTACCTCACCGCCGGAGAATCTCACGGCCCGATGCTCACGATGGTCCTGGAGGGCATCCCGGCTAATCTTCCGATCACTGCCCAGGAGATTACCGGTGATCTCGTGAGAAGGCAGCAGGGGTATGGACGCGGCGGCAGGATGCGGATCGAAAACGACGAGGCCGATATCGTGGGCGGCGTTCGTCACGGTCTGACCATGGGCGGACCGATCGCCGTCCTGATTGCGAATCGCGACTGGGACAACTGGAAATTGACGATGGACCCAGCGCCGACGGGGCAGGAAAGTGATCCGAAAGGACCCGTCACCCGTCCAAGACCGGGACACGCGGATCTGGCCGGAGCACTCAAGTACGGGCAACAGGATATCCGTAACGTGCTTGAACGGGCCAGCGCCCGGGAGACGGCCGCCCGGGTCGCTGTCGGGGCCGTCTGCAAACAGTTGTTGCGGCAGTTCGCCGTTGAAATATTCAGTCATGTTGTCGGGATCGGGCCGATCGCGGCCAAGACCGATGACCTCTCGCTTGCGGAGATCCGAGAGCGCGCTGAACTCTCCCCGGTGCGATGCGCTGACCAGCAGGCGGGCGACGCGATGATGCGGGCGATCGACGA of Candidatus Methylomirabilis lanthanidiphila contains these proteins:
- a CDS encoding chorismate synthase — encoded protein: MLRYLTAGESHGPMLTMVLEGIPANLPITAQEITGDLVRRQQGYGRGGRMRIENDEADIVGGVRHGLTMGGPIAVLIANRDWDNWKLTMDPAPTGQESDPKGPVTRPRPGHADLAGALKYGQQDIRNVLERASARETAARVAVGAVCKQLLRQFAVEIFSHVVGIGPIAAKTDDLSLAEIRERAELSPVRCADQQAGDAMMRAIDEARSRGTSLGGVFEVIVLNLPIGLGSYVQWDGKLDGRLAQAVMSIQAIKGVEIGLGFEGARRFGFETHDEIFYEESRFTRRTNRAGGLEGGMSNGEPIVIRGAMKPIATQYTPMASVDIHTKEPFRASVERSDICAVPAAGVVGEAVVAFEIARAFREKFGGDSLEEMTRNYHGYMRSVRER